GAAAACATATGGATAATATTTTAAGAAATTGAAAGAAGTAAACTCCGGCGCCGGTTCAGGAAACGGCGCCGGAAAGAAAAATAAGGAGCTGAGGCAAGATGACAGTGATACGGACATGGAAAAAGTATATTAAGCGGGACTGGATGCTGTTGTTGATTATCCTGCCTGGGGTAGTTTACTTTGCTGTCTTTTGTTATGGACCAATGTATGGCATTCTGATGGCATTTAAAGATTACAATATCTCAAAGGGGATATGGGGCAGTCCCTGGGTGGGGTTGAAGCATTTTAAAGAGCTTGTAAATTCTGTTTATTTTGGAAGGCTGGTGAAGAATACCTTTCTACTGAGTATTGAGCAGCTGCTCTGGTCCTTTCCGGTACCTATTGCCTTTGCTTTGTTGTTGAATGAGATACGGAGCAAAAAATTTCAGCGATTTGCCCAGACTGCGGCATATCTTCCGCATTTTGTTTCTGTGGTGGTGGTAGTGGGTATTCTAAAGGATATGCTTTCCTCTGATGGAGGCGTGCTGACTCAGTTTCTCTCTTTTTTTGGTGTGACACCGAAAAATTATTTTAATTTACCGGAGGCTTTCAGACCTTTGTATGTTGGTTCGGGCGTATGGCAGGAGTTTGGCTGGAATTCTATTATCTATGTAGCTGCTATTGCAGGAATCGACCAACAGCTTTATGAATCAGCAGCTCTGGATGGGGCGGGGCGATGGAAGCAGCTGATACATATTACACTTCCGTCTATTGCGCCAACTATCATTTTGCTGTTGATTTTAAATATGGGGAATATGTTGAATATAGGCTATGAAAAGGTTATTCTGATGTACAATGAAGCTACCTATTCCACAGCGGATATTTTTTCCACCTATGTATACAGGAAAGGATTATTGAACGCACAATACAGCTTTGCTTCTGCAGTGGGGCTGGCTAACTCGGTAATCAATGTCATTATTCTGCTGTGTGCAAATTTTCTTGCAAAAAAGACAACGGAAACGAGCATTTTCTGAATGACAGGAGAGGAGGCGGAAAATGAACAAAAAAGGGAAAATACAGAGAGCGGATATTTTGGTGACGATGATGACGGTTCTGATAATAATTATTACTCTGTATCCGGTTATTTATGTAATCAGTATGTCTTTCAGTGACCCGAACCATGTGCTGGCAAAGGATGTATACCTTTTTCCTAAGGGGTTTTCATTAAAAGCATACAAAATGATTCTGAATAATAAAACAGTTCTACGTTCCTTTGGAAATACAGTATGGTATACAATTGTGGGAACGCTTATCAGTGTGACGATGACTGTGTCTACTGCCTATCCCCTGTCCAGAAAACGGTTTTTTCTGCGTAAACAGTTATCATTTTTGATGACGCTGACGATGTTTGTCAGTGGAGGACTGATTCCGCTCTATATTCTGGTACAGAAGCTACATCTCTACAATACAAGATGGTCTGTCATATTGCCTTATATTATCAGTGCCTATAATCTGATTATTACCCGCTCTTTTTTTGAGTCCCTGCCGGAGGAGATAGCGGATGCGGCTAAAATAGATGGGGGAACAGAGTGGACCATTATGACGAAAGTTTTTATTCCGCTTTCGAAGCCGATTATTTCTGTACTGACTTTATTTTATGGGGTGGGATACTGGAACAGCTATTTTGCGCCGCTGATTTTTCTGTCTAATGATAAATTACAGCCGATTCAGCTTTATCTGCGGGGCATTCTACTTACCAGCGAGATGCAGTCTGCCGGTATGGGGATGGATGCGGTGCTGATGAATGAACAGATGAAGTATGCCGTGATTGTGGTGGCTTGTTTCCCGATTATGCTTTTGTATCCTTTTATTCAGAAATATTTTGAGAAGGGTGTACTTATCGGGGCCGTAAAATAGAAGAACGGCACAATATCTGGAAAATAATTTTGGGATATATGTTAGGGTGTGTTTTGCCGGGAGGAATGAAGATGAATATAAAAGCGCCGGAAAATATGAGCAGCGTGGAACGGATTGCGTTTTATGACTGCGAGGAAAATAAAAAATTTTATCAGTATGGAACAGCGGGAGGTTGGAAAAAATACAGGGAAAACCCGGTGTTTGGAGGAGAACATGGTACCTGTTTTGACGTGTCATTGCTGCGGGATGAGGAAGCTTCTTTATTTAAGATGTGGTTTTCCTGGAGACCCAGAAAGGCAATCGGCTATACTGAGAGCAGAGACGGAATGCATTGGAGTGAACCCAGGGTAGTGCTGGAACCGCTGAAAGAATCTGCCTGGGAGGCGGATGAGATAAACCG
This is a stretch of genomic DNA from Marvinbryantia formatexigens DSM 14469. It encodes these proteins:
- a CDS encoding ABC transporter permease gives rise to the protein MLLLIILPGVVYFAVFCYGPMYGILMAFKDYNISKGIWGSPWVGLKHFKELVNSVYFGRLVKNTFLLSIEQLLWSFPVPIAFALLLNEIRSKKFQRFAQTAAYLPHFVSVVVVVGILKDMLSSDGGVLTQFLSFFGVTPKNYFNLPEAFRPLYVGSGVWQEFGWNSIIYVAAIAGIDQQLYESAALDGAGRWKQLIHITLPSIAPTIILLLILNMGNMLNIGYEKVILMYNEATYSTADIFSTYVYRKGLLNAQYSFASAVGLANSVINVIILLCANFLAKKTTETSIF
- a CDS encoding carbohydrate ABC transporter permease; this translates as MNKKGKIQRADILVTMMTVLIIIITLYPVIYVISMSFSDPNHVLAKDVYLFPKGFSLKAYKMILNNKTVLRSFGNTVWYTIVGTLISVTMTVSTAYPLSRKRFFLRKQLSFLMTLTMFVSGGLIPLYILVQKLHLYNTRWSVILPYIISAYNLIITRSFFESLPEEIADAAKIDGGTEWTIMTKVFIPLSKPIISVLTLFYGVGYWNSYFAPLIFLSNDKLQPIQLYLRGILLTSEMQSAGMGMDAVLMNEQMKYAVIVVACFPIMLLYPFIQKYFEKGVLIGAVK